The following proteins are encoded in a genomic region of Alnus glutinosa chromosome 8, dhAlnGlut1.1, whole genome shotgun sequence:
- the LOC133875823 gene encoding glutamate receptor 2.8-like produces MDTFRPFTFFAIVLFLAQRTTADVGRRKVLAEDHVRGIIGAIVDNSTRFGKEQKVAMEMAIKDVYDKTSSSCDLRLITSQTEPYQTALAAWDLINKQKVKAILLPQSWEEASLLVGIGNQAKIPVLSFADSTPLWATKRWPFLLQASPDQNAQMKAIAAIVDSWEWHQVTVIYEDNDSFRSGITPYLSDALREVGVEISNLVALSPFDSSSFYTKLERLKGEQCRVFLVHLSLPLAVKLFVKAKEMNMMEKDYVWITTDPFTSLVHSLNASTISSMQGIIGVKSYYPQKDPHFQNFHTRFRKNFSLENPEEDNHEPGAFAMQAYDVVWTVCLAMRERSNGGQQLLDKILLGKFNGLGRKVKFDDRKVAPVQIFQIINVIGKSYNELGYWSNGLGFSETSTDERVVYKTSMSSLGQVIWPGRPRTTPRGWTPPTVANPLRIGVPTQSGFKQYVKVEHNSSTNSTNCTGFAIDLFQETVASLPFYLPYTFIPFDGNYDEMVEQVYLKKFDAVVGDVAIVAKRYQHAEFTHPYTESGLVMIVPVRTKNSNRAWLFVKPFTKAMWVLVVAISVYNGFVVWLIERKHRPELKGSAPYQMGALLCSAFTTLFSLNGGKLNSNLSRMATVVWLFVALVLTQTYVANLTSILTVRRLEPTVADVESLRNENAMVGYSNGSFVANYLVEVLNFHGSNIKTYDSPEEYVEALRSQEIAAAFLEAALAKLFLAKYCKEFIAAGPTYKVGGFGFVFPRGSLLLPDITKALLNVSESGRLRYLENRMIASEKCSDGDLVDEMSRLSPSSFWVLFMFTGGTSTIALLVYVVCHKRFGHKIVRRLSLAVMRRWWHQKKTLSRRLHDIT; encoded by the exons ATGGATACTTTTCGGCCCTTCACTTTCTTCGCCATAGTTTTGTTTCTTGCACAAAGAACAACAGCAGATGTTGGAAGGAGAAAGGTGTTAGCAGAGGATCATGTCAGGGGCATTATAGGGGCGATAGTAGATAACAGCACTCGCTTCGGTAAGGAACAGAAAGTGGCGATGGAGATGGCGATCAAGGATGTTTATGACAAGACAAGCTCAAGCTGTGATTTGCGCCTGATAACTTCTCAAACGGAACCTTATCAAACAGCACTTGCAG CTTGGGATCTTATCAATAAGCAAAAAGTGAAAGCTATTCTGTTACCGCAGTCATGGGAAGAAGCTTCTCTACTTGTAGGGATTGGTAACCAAGCTAAAATCCCAGTTCTTTCTTTTGCTGACTCAACTCCACTTTGGGCAACAAAGCGGTGGCCCTTCTTGCTTCAAGCTTCGCCAGACCAGAATGCACAAATGAAAGCCATAGCTGCTATTGTTGACTCTTGGGAATGGCATCAGGTCACTGTAATTTACGAAGACAATGACTCTTTCCGCAGTGGAATCACACCTTATCTATCTGATGCCCTGCGAGAAGTAGGAGTAGAAATAAGCAATCTTGTAGCCCTCTCACCGTTTGattcttcttcattttataCAAAGCTTGAGAGGCTTAAAGGTGAACAATGCCGAGTATTTTTGGTTCATCTGTCCTTGCCATTGGCTGTGAAACTTTTTGTGAAGGCTAAAGAAATGAACATGATGGAAAAAGATTATGTCTGGATAACTACAGATCCCTTCACAAGCCTTGTCCATTCACTCAATGCCTCCACCATTTCTTCCATGCAAGGAATTATAGGTGTCAAGAGCTACTACCCCCAAAAAGATCCACATTTTCAAAACTTCCATACTAGATTTCGCAAAAACTTTAGCTTGGAAAATCCAGAAGAGGACAACCATGAACCTGGGGCTTTCGCTATGCAGGCCTATGATGTTGTATGGACAGTTTGTCTAGCAATGAGGGAAAGAAGCAATGGCGGCCAACAATTGTTAGATAAAATTCTGCTGGGTAAGTTTAATGGCTTAGGTAGAAAGGTGAAATTTGATGACAGGAAAGTAGCTCCTGTACAGATATTTCAGATCATCAATGTGATTGGAAAGAGTTACAATGAGCTTGGGTACTGGTCAAATGGACTGGGTTTCTCGGAGACAAGTACTGATGAAAGAGTTGTATACAAAACTTCTATGAGCAGCCTAGGGCAGGTGATTTGGCCAGGTCGACCTCGAACAACTCCAAGAGGATGGACTCCTCCTACAGTCGCCAATCCACTGAGAATTGGTGTACCCACCCAATCGGGTTTCAAGCAATATGTGAAAGTCGAACATAATTCCTCAACAAACAGTACAAATTGCACAGGATTTGCGATCGACTTGTTCCAAGAAACCGTTGCGAGCCTGCCATTCTACCTGCCATACACTTTCATTCCCTTCGATGGAAATTATGATGAAATGGTGGAGCAGGTTTATTTAAAG AAATTCGATGCGGTAGTTGGTGATGTGGCCATAGTTGCCAAGCGATATCAACATGCAGAATTCACGCACCCTTACACAGAATCAGGATTGGTGATGATAGTTCCAGTTCGCACAAAAAACAGCAACAGAGCATGGCTATTCGTGAAGCCCTTCACAAAAGCCATGTGGGTACTAGTTGTAGCCATTAGTGTCTACAACGGCTTTGTCGTCTGGCTGATAGAGCGAAAGCACCGCCCTGAACTAAAAGGTTCCGCTCCCTATCAAATGGGTGCCTTGCTTTGTTCAGCCTTCACTACTCTCTTCTCCTTAAATG GGGGAAAACTAAATAGCAATCTATCACGGATGGCAACGGTGGTGTGGCTGTTTGTGGCACTAGTTCTGACGCAAACTTACGTGGCTAACCTCACTAGTATACTCACGGTGCGACGGCTTGAACCCACAGTGGCTGATGTTGAGTCGCTGCGGAATGAGAATGCAATGGTTGGATACTCTAATGGATCATTCGTGGCAAATTATTTGGTGGAAGTCTTAAACTTCCACGGGAGCAACATCAAGACTTATGACTCCCCCGAAGAATATGTTGAGGCACTAAGAAGTCAGGAAATAGCAGCGGCCTTTCTTGAAGCTGCTTTAGCCAAATTATTTCTTGCAAAATACTGCAAAGAGTTTATCGCAGCCGGACCCACGTACAAAGTTGGCGGATTCGGATTT GTATTTCCGAGGGGTTCTCTGCTGCTTCCTGACATAACTAAAGCACTACTGAACGTATCTGAGAGTGGTAGGTTACGATATTTAGAGAACAGGATGATTGCATCTGAGAAGTGTTCGGATGGAGATTTGGTTGATGAGATGTCTAGACTTAGCCCCAGTAGCTTTTGGGTTCTTTTCATGTTTACAGGAGGTACATCAACAATTGCTCTTTTGGTCTATGTTGTTTGTCACAAAAGGTTCGGACATAAAATCGTAAGGAGACTCTCGTTGGCTGTAATGAGACGTTGGTGGCATCAGAAGAAGACATTGTCTCGAAGACTACATGATATAACATAG